The Rhizobium sp. BT03 genome has a window encoding:
- a CDS encoding homoserine dehydrogenase yields MADALKIGIAGLGTVGASLVRIIQQKSNELAVTCGRPITITAVSARDKTRDRGVDLSTVTWFDRPEDLAEKGDIDVFVELMGGAEGAANTSVRAALQRGLHVVTANKALLAYHGVELATIAEEKGALLNFEAAVAGGIPVIKALRESLTGNAVSRIYGIMNGTCNYILTKMEKEGLSFAECLKEAQRLGYAEADPAFDIEGNDTAHKLAILTTLAFGNKIAADDIYLEGITNISIEDIHAAAELGYRIKLLGVAQRTDTGIEQRVHPTMVPVDSVIAQVDGVTNAVAIESDVLGELLMVGPGAGGNATASSVLGDIADIAKSQPGAQRVPVLGHPAKALEPYRKAQMQSHEGGYFIRLTVLDRTGVFASVATRMAENNISLESIVQRSKQHLAPSHHQTIILVTHATMEESVRKAVASIKSEGYLFGEPQVIRIERPKEEA; encoded by the coding sequence ATGGCAGATGCCCTCAAAATCGGCATTGCGGGCTTGGGCACCGTTGGCGCCTCGCTAGTCCGCATCATTCAGCAGAAGAGCAACGAGCTTGCCGTCACCTGCGGGCGTCCGATCACCATCACCGCGGTCTCCGCGCGTGACAAGACAAGGGACCGCGGCGTCGATCTTTCCACTGTGACCTGGTTCGACCGGCCGGAAGATCTTGCCGAAAAGGGCGATATCGACGTCTTCGTCGAGCTGATGGGCGGCGCCGAAGGGGCTGCCAACACCTCGGTGCGCGCCGCACTCCAGCGTGGTCTCCACGTGGTGACTGCCAACAAGGCGCTGCTTGCCTATCACGGCGTCGAGCTTGCGACGATCGCCGAGGAGAAGGGCGCGCTGTTGAACTTCGAAGCGGCGGTCGCCGGCGGCATCCCCGTGATCAAGGCGCTGCGCGAATCGCTGACCGGCAATGCCGTCTCGCGCATCTATGGCATCATGAACGGCACCTGCAATTACATCCTGACCAAGATGGAGAAGGAGGGGCTTTCCTTCGCCGAGTGCCTGAAGGAAGCGCAGCGGCTGGGTTATGCCGAAGCCGATCCGGCCTTCGATATCGAAGGCAACGACACGGCCCACAAGCTCGCCATCCTGACGACGCTCGCCTTCGGCAATAAGATCGCGGCCGACGATATCTATCTCGAAGGCATCACCAACATCTCGATCGAGGATATCCACGCCGCCGCCGAGCTCGGCTACCGCATCAAGCTTCTGGGCGTTGCCCAGCGCACCGATACCGGCATCGAGCAGCGCGTCCATCCGACCATGGTGCCAGTCGATTCGGTCATTGCCCAGGTCGACGGCGTCACCAATGCGGTGGCGATTGAATCCGACGTGCTCGGCGAACTGCTGATGGTCGGTCCCGGCGCCGGCGGCAATGCCACGGCCTCGTCGGTGCTTGGTGATATCGCCGATATCGCCAAGAGCCAGCCGGGCGCCCAGCGCGTGCCGGTGCTCGGCCATCCCGCAAAGGCGCTGGAACCTTATCGCAAGGCGCAGATGCAGAGCCACGAGGGCGGCTATTTCATCCGCCTGACCGTGCTCGACCGCACCGGCGTCTTTGCCAGCGTTGCAACCCGCATGGCCGAAAACAACATCTCGCTAGAATCGATCGTCCAGCGCTCCAAGCAGCATCTGGCGCCGTCGCACCACCAGACGATCATCCTCGTCACCCACGCGACGATGGAAGAGTCGGTGCGCAAGGCGGTCGCGTCGATCAAGTCGGAAGGGTATCTCTTCGGCGAACCGCAGGTGATTCGCATCGAGCGGCCGAAGGAAGAAGCTTAA
- a CDS encoding LL-diaminopimelate aminotransferase translates to MEEFHKVRRLPPYVFEQVNRLKASARAGGADIIDLGMGNPDLPTPQSIVDKLCEVVQDPRTHRYSSSKGIPGLRRAQAAYYARRFGVKLNPDTQVVATLGSKEGFANMAQAITAPGDVILCPNPTYPIHAFGFLMAGGVIRSMSVEPDESFFPPLERAVRHSIPKPLALILNYPSNPTALVATLDFYKDVIAFAKKHDIIVLSDLAYSEIYFDGAPPPSVLEVPGAIDVTVEFTSMSKTFSMPGWRMGFAVGNERLIAALTRVKSYLDYGAFTPIQVAATHALNGDGSDIAEVRNVYKRRRDVMVESFGKSGFDVPPPAATMFAWAKIPEKFRHLGSLEFSKLLVEKADVAVAPGIGFGEMGDDYVRLALVENEHRIRQAARNIKKFMSTADETMHNVISLNAHR, encoded by the coding sequence ATGGAAGAGTTTCACAAAGTCCGGCGTTTGCCGCCTTATGTTTTCGAACAGGTCAACCGTTTGAAAGCAAGCGCGCGAGCGGGCGGCGCCGATATCATCGATCTCGGCATGGGAAACCCCGACCTTCCCACTCCCCAGTCGATCGTCGACAAGCTGTGCGAGGTCGTGCAGGATCCGCGCACCCACCGTTATTCCTCCTCCAAGGGGATTCCGGGGCTGCGCCGCGCCCAGGCCGCCTATTATGCCCGCCGTTTCGGCGTCAAGCTCAACCCGGATACCCAGGTGGTCGCCACCTTGGGCTCCAAGGAAGGCTTCGCCAACATGGCGCAGGCGATCACCGCGCCCGGCGACGTCATCCTCTGCCCGAACCCGACCTATCCGATCCACGCCTTCGGCTTCCTGATGGCGGGCGGCGTGATCCGCTCCATGTCGGTGGAGCCGGACGAAAGCTTTTTCCCGCCGCTTGAGCGGGCGGTCCGGCATTCGATTCCGAAGCCCTTGGCGCTGATCCTCAACTACCCCTCGAACCCGACGGCCCTTGTCGCGACGCTCGATTTCTACAAGGACGTTATCGCCTTCGCCAAGAAGCACGACATCATCGTGCTCTCCGACCTTGCCTATTCGGAGATCTATTTCGATGGCGCTCCGCCGCCGTCGGTTCTCGAAGTGCCTGGCGCAATCGATGTGACGGTCGAGTTTACCTCGATGTCGAAGACCTTCTCCATGCCCGGCTGGCGCATGGGCTTTGCCGTCGGCAACGAGCGGCTGATCGCGGCGCTCACTCGCGTCAAGTCCTACCTCGATTACGGTGCCTTCACGCCGATCCAGGTGGCGGCGACGCATGCGCTGAACGGCGACGGCTCCGACATTGCAGAGGTTCGCAACGTCTACAAGCGCCGCCGCGACGTCATGGTCGAAAGCTTCGGCAAATCAGGCTTCGACGTGCCGCCGCCGGCTGCGACGATGTTCGCCTGGGCGAAGATCCCGGAAAAGTTCCGTCATCTCGGTTCGCTCGAGTTTTCCAAGCTCCTGGTCGAGAAGGCCGACGTCGCCGTTGCCCCGGGCATCGGCTTCGGCGAGATGGGCGACGACTATGTCCGTCTGGCGCTTGTCGAGAACGAACACCGCATCCGCCAGGCTGCCCGCAACATCAAGAAGTTCATGTCGACGGCAGACGAAACGATGCATAACGTCATTTCGCTGAACGCGCACCGTTAA
- the phaC gene encoding class I poly(R)-hydroxyalkanoic acid synthase, with amino-acid sequence MVTDSKQENGGQKNGGKAGFDATDLDPYLLKDPEAMAMNFARALENLGQAASAWLAPRERGEISETVVDPMTDMVKTLSKVTEYWIADPRRTFEAQTQLMSSFFGIWMRSMQRMQGEPSLPEPDTRKDKRFSDEDWQKNPFFDFLRQVYFVTTDWAEKLVSETDGLDEHTKHKAGFYVKQITAALSPSNFVATNPQLYRETIATSGENLVRGMKMLAEDIAAGHGDLRLRQTDMTKFAVGRDMALTPGKVIAQNDICQIIQYEASTETVLKRPLLICPPWINKFYILDLNPQKSFIKWCVDQGQTVFVISWVNPDARHAEKDWAAYAREGIDFALETIEKATGEKEVNAVGYCVGGTLLAATLALHAKEKNKRIKTATLFTTQVDFTHAGDLKVFVDEEQLAALEEHMQAAGYLDGSKMSMAFNMLRASELIWPYFVNSYLKGQEPLPFDLLFWNADSTRMAAANHAFYLRNCYLRNALTKNEMILDGKPVSLKDVKIPIYNLATREDHIAPAKSVFVGSQFFGGKVEFVVTGSGHIAGVVNPPDKKKYQFWTGGPAKGEYETWIEQATETPGSWWPHWRAWIETHDGRRVPARKPGGDALNAIEEAPGSYVMERV; translated from the coding sequence ATGGTGACCGACAGCAAGCAGGAGAATGGCGGCCAGAAGAATGGCGGCAAGGCCGGTTTCGACGCGACCGATCTCGATCCCTATCTGTTGAAGGATCCCGAGGCGATGGCGATGAATTTCGCCCGGGCGCTCGAAAATCTCGGCCAAGCGGCCTCGGCCTGGCTTGCGCCGCGCGAACGCGGCGAGATCAGCGAAACCGTCGTCGATCCGATGACCGACATGGTCAAGACGCTCTCCAAGGTCACCGAATACTGGATTGCCGATCCCCGCCGCACCTTCGAGGCGCAGACGCAGCTGATGTCCTCCTTCTTCGGCATCTGGATGCGCTCGATGCAGCGCATGCAGGGCGAGCCCTCGCTTCCGGAACCGGACACCCGCAAGGACAAACGCTTCTCCGACGAAGACTGGCAGAAGAACCCGTTCTTCGATTTTCTCCGCCAGGTCTATTTCGTCACCACCGACTGGGCGGAGAAGCTGGTGTCGGAGACCGACGGCCTCGACGAGCACACCAAGCACAAGGCCGGTTTCTACGTGAAGCAGATCACGGCAGCTCTTTCGCCGAGCAATTTCGTCGCCACCAATCCGCAGCTCTACCGCGAGACGATCGCAACCAGCGGCGAAAACCTGGTGCGGGGGATGAAGATGCTCGCCGAGGATATCGCTGCCGGACACGGCGATCTTCGCCTGCGCCAGACCGACATGACGAAATTCGCCGTCGGCCGCGATATGGCGCTGACGCCGGGCAAGGTGATCGCCCAGAACGACATCTGCCAGATCATTCAGTACGAGGCCTCGACCGAAACGGTGCTGAAGCGGCCGCTGCTGATCTGCCCGCCCTGGATCAACAAGTTCTATATTCTCGACCTCAATCCGCAAAAATCCTTCATCAAATGGTGCGTCGACCAGGGGCAGACGGTCTTCGTCATTTCCTGGGTCAACCCGGATGCGCGCCACGCCGAGAAGGACTGGGCGGCTTATGCCCGCGAGGGCATCGATTTCGCGCTCGAGACGATCGAGAAGGCGACCGGCGAGAAGGAGGTCAACGCCGTCGGCTACTGCGTCGGCGGCACGCTTTTGGCGGCAACACTGGCGTTGCACGCCAAGGAGAAGAACAAGCGCATCAAAACCGCGACGCTCTTCACCACCCAGGTCGATTTCACCCATGCCGGCGACCTCAAGGTCTTCGTCGACGAGGAGCAGCTTGCAGCGCTCGAAGAGCATATGCAGGCGGCCGGCTATCTCGACGGCTCGAAGATGTCGATGGCCTTCAACATGCTGCGCGCCTCCGAGCTGATCTGGCCCTATTTCGTCAACAGCTACCTCAAGGGCCAGGAGCCCCTGCCCTTCGACCTGTTGTTCTGGAACGCCGATTCGACCCGCATGGCGGCGGCAAATCATGCCTTCTACCTGCGCAACTGCTATCTCCGGAACGCGCTAACAAAGAATGAGATGATCCTCGACGGCAAGCCGGTGTCGCTGAAGGACGTGAAGATCCCGATCTACAATCTCGCCACCCGCGAAGATCATATCGCGCCCGCCAAATCCGTCTTCGTCGGCAGCCAGTTTTTCGGCGGCAAGGTGGAATTCGTTGTCACCGGCTCGGGACATATCGCCGGCGTCGTCAATCCGCCCGACAAGAAGAAGTACCAATTCTGGACGGGCGGCCCCGCCAAGGGCGAGTACGAGACCTGGATCGAGCAGGCGACGGAGACGCCGGGATCGTGGTGGCCGCATTGGCGGGCCTGGATCGAGACCCATGACGGCAGGCGTGTGCCCGCGCGCAAACCGGGCGGCGATGCGCTGAACGCGATCGAGGAAGCGCCGGGAAGTTACGTGATGGAACGCGTCTGA
- a CDS encoding DUF2778 domain-containing protein: MAFAVGTFDDVAPLGGSAFRLRRSRGFLYGVVGAGFLTSTWLIVTLATMHSVAVPASPPESFTQVALAPKPKPATHERLIHVGKADRLAAFDAKPVVALTAELVQSHAQKTNAAAAGLAALTKHNRLVPAEQPVIAAISDSAKFHKDDAVAPPPVEVASAETAEDDGDRIIVPSKEAVAAAEVPALLALADAGSRQISPPPVEPSASPVRTAAVQASQPAPVVVAAADGGQPFDLVLTPEEDSVPLPMARPDGLIGKPAPAAKGSRRGGEPALAYAQPNSPIEDDQDDAVPRYDKPVFSPKLRAGVAIYDIENSTVYLPNGERLEAHSGLGKMRDNPRYANKKMRGPTPPHTYALTMRESLFHGVEALRLTPLEGSDAIYDRVGLLAHTYMLGKNGDSNGCVSFKDYKRFLAAYKRGDIRQLVVVPRLNNKPSSTLASLFSSRS; this comes from the coding sequence ATGGCGTTTGCGGTCGGGACGTTCGATGACGTCGCCCCTCTTGGCGGATCTGCTTTTCGTTTGCGCAGATCTCGTGGCTTTCTTTACGGCGTCGTCGGCGCCGGATTTCTGACCTCCACATGGCTGATCGTGACTTTGGCGACGATGCATTCGGTGGCTGTGCCGGCTTCTCCGCCTGAAAGTTTCACCCAGGTCGCATTGGCGCCGAAGCCCAAGCCGGCGACGCACGAGCGACTGATCCATGTCGGCAAAGCCGATCGGCTGGCGGCCTTCGACGCCAAGCCGGTCGTCGCCCTGACGGCTGAGCTCGTCCAATCGCATGCGCAGAAGACCAATGCTGCCGCAGCTGGTTTGGCGGCGCTTACAAAACACAATCGGCTTGTCCCTGCCGAGCAGCCTGTGATTGCCGCGATTTCCGACAGCGCCAAATTCCACAAGGATGATGCGGTCGCGCCACCGCCGGTCGAGGTGGCCTCGGCAGAGACGGCAGAGGACGACGGCGACCGGATCATCGTTCCATCGAAGGAGGCCGTCGCCGCCGCCGAAGTTCCGGCCTTGCTGGCGCTTGCCGATGCGGGATCCCGGCAGATCTCGCCGCCGCCGGTCGAACCATCAGCATCTCCCGTCAGAACGGCGGCAGTTCAAGCCTCGCAACCCGCACCGGTCGTCGTTGCGGCTGCGGATGGCGGACAGCCTTTCGATCTCGTGCTGACGCCGGAGGAAGATTCGGTGCCGCTGCCGATGGCGCGTCCGGACGGCCTTATCGGCAAACCGGCGCCGGCCGCCAAGGGTTCGCGGCGCGGCGGCGAGCCCGCCCTTGCCTATGCCCAGCCGAACTCGCCGATCGAAGACGATCAGGACGATGCGGTGCCGCGCTACGACAAGCCGGTCTTCTCGCCGAAGCTGCGCGCCGGTGTGGCCATCTACGACATCGAAAACAGCACGGTCTATCTGCCGAACGGCGAGAGGCTGGAAGCTCATTCCGGTCTCGGCAAGATGCGCGACAACCCGCGTTACGCAAACAAGAAGATGCGCGGGCCGACGCCGCCGCACACCTACGCGCTGACCATGCGCGAAAGCCTCTTCCACGGTGTCGAGGCGTTGCGGCTGACACCGCTCGAGGGCTCGGATGCCATCTATGACCGTGTCGGCCTGCTTGCCCACACCTACATGCTCGGCAAGAACGGCGATTCCAATGGCTGCGTCTCCTTCAAGGACTACAAGCGCTTCCTCGCCGCCTACAAGCGCGGCGACATCAGGCAACTCGTCGTCGTGCCGCGGCTCAACAACAAGCCGTCCTCAACACTCGCCTCGCTGTTTTCGTCGCGCAGCTGA
- a CDS encoding pyridoxal phosphate-dependent aminotransferase: MFSISKRSEVEPFHAMDVLAEATKRRAAGHPVISMAVGQPSHPAPQAALEAARAALAEGRIGYTDALGTARLKSALAGHYRERHGLEIDPMRIAVTTGSSAGFNLAFLSLFDAGDAVAIARPGYPAYRNILGALGLKVVEVPVTADTHFTLTPESLEAVQKESGVRLKGVLLASPANPTGTVTGRDGLKALADYCAAHSIAFISDEIYHGLTFAGEEASALELTDEAIVIDSFSKYYCMTGWRIGWMVLPERLVRPIERVAQSLYISPPELSQIAATAALGAGAELDRYKASYAANRNLLMKRLPQIGLSIASPMDGAFYAYLDVTRFTNDSMGFAKRMLAEIDVAATPGLDFDPLEGHRTLRLSYAGSEAEIAEAVERIAVWLK; the protein is encoded by the coding sequence TTGTTTTCCATATCGAAACGCAGCGAAGTCGAGCCTTTTCATGCCATGGACGTGCTGGCGGAGGCGACGAAACGGCGCGCAGCCGGCCATCCGGTGATTTCGATGGCGGTCGGTCAGCCCTCGCATCCGGCCCCGCAGGCCGCCCTCGAAGCAGCGCGCGCAGCCCTTGCCGAAGGCCGGATCGGCTACACCGATGCGCTGGGGACGGCGCGGCTGAAATCCGCGCTTGCCGGGCACTACCGGGAGCGCCACGGCCTGGAGATCGATCCCATGCGGATCGCCGTCACCACCGGCTCCTCGGCCGGCTTCAATCTCGCCTTCCTGTCGCTCTTCGATGCCGGAGATGCGGTGGCGATCGCAAGGCCCGGTTATCCCGCCTATCGCAATATCCTCGGTGCGCTCGGCCTGAAGGTTGTCGAAGTGCCGGTAACCGCCGACACCCACTTCACCCTGACGCCCGAGAGTCTCGAGGCGGTACAGAAGGAGAGCGGCGTGAGACTGAAGGGCGTGCTGCTGGCAAGCCCCGCCAACCCGACCGGCACGGTGACCGGCCGCGATGGGCTGAAGGCGCTTGCGGATTACTGCGCAGCCCATTCCATCGCCTTCATCTCCGACGAAATCTATCATGGGCTGACCTTCGCCGGCGAGGAGGCGAGCGCGCTGGAGCTGACCGACGAGGCGATCGTCATCGACTCTTTCTCCAAATATTATTGCATGACCGGCTGGCGGATAGGCTGGATGGTGCTGCCGGAACGCCTGGTGCGGCCGATCGAGCGGGTGGCGCAGAGCCTCTATATCTCCCCGCCCGAACTCTCCCAGATCGCAGCGACGGCCGCGCTCGGCGCCGGCGCCGAACTCGATCGCTACAAGGCGAGTTATGCCGCCAATCGCAACTTGCTGATGAAGCGCCTGCCGCAGATCGGCCTGTCGATCGCCTCGCCGATGGACGGCGCCTTCTATGCCTATCTCGACGTCACCCGCTTCACCAATGACAGCATGGGTTTTGCCAAGCGCATGCTCGCCGAAATCGACGTCGCCGCAACACCCGGTCTCGACTTCGACCCACTCGAGGGACATCGCACCCTGCGTCTGTCCTATGCGGGCTCTGAAGCTGAGATCGCCGAAGCGGTGGAGCGAATCGCAGTCTGGTTGAAGTAG
- a CDS encoding DsbA family protein: protein MAFLPKTFTALALAASIALPFPAAALDDQQKKEFGEFIKQYLIENPEIMLEVQDALQKKQEAQRLVKANMAIEENTADIFDSKNDVTLGNPKGDVTVVEFFDYNCSYCRHALPDMQAMLKKDKNVRFVLKEFPILGPDSVAAHKVADAFRKLAPEKYADFHVALLGTEGRASDETAIAVAASLGVSEDKIRAEMAKSPNDGIVQATYQLASSLGISGTPSYVIGNELVPGAVGLDDLEAKVKNMRSCGKTAC, encoded by the coding sequence ATGGCCTTTCTTCCGAAAACCTTCACCGCACTGGCGCTTGCCGCATCGATCGCCCTTCCGTTTCCGGCAGCAGCGCTCGACGACCAGCAGAAGAAGGAGTTCGGCGAATTCATCAAGCAATACCTGATCGAAAATCCCGAGATCATGCTCGAGGTCCAGGATGCGCTGCAGAAGAAGCAGGAAGCCCAGCGGCTGGTGAAGGCCAACATGGCGATCGAAGAGAACACCGCCGACATCTTCGATTCGAAAAACGACGTGACGCTCGGCAATCCCAAGGGCGACGTCACCGTCGTCGAATTCTTCGACTATAATTGCAGCTACTGCCGCCACGCGCTTCCCGACATGCAGGCAATGCTGAAGAAGGACAAGAATGTCCGCTTCGTGCTCAAGGAATTTCCGATCCTCGGGCCGGATTCGGTCGCCGCCCACAAGGTGGCCGACGCCTTCCGCAAGCTGGCGCCGGAGAAATATGCCGATTTCCACGTCGCCCTTCTCGGCACTGAAGGCCGCGCTTCCGACGAAACGGCGATCGCGGTTGCCGCCTCGCTCGGCGTCAGCGAGGACAAGATCCGCGCCGAAATGGCCAAGAGCCCGAATGACGGCATCGTGCAGGCGACCTACCAGCTCGCCTCCAGTCTCGGCATCAGCGGCACGCCGTCCTATGTGATCGGCAACGAATTGGTGCCGGGCGCCGTCGGGCTCGACGACCTCGAAGCCAAGGTCAAAAATATGCGCAGCTGCGGCAAGACCGCCTGCTGA
- the aroQ gene encoding type II 3-dehydroquinate dehydratase, whose translation MTQTIFVLNGPNLNMLGKREPGIYGGKTLKDIEADCKAAGRELGFDIDFRQSNHEGTLVDWFHEADEKAAGVAINAGAYTHTSVALHDAIRAISIPVIELHISNVHAREEFRHKSMIAPACKGVICGFGPHSYILALQALKNITA comes from the coding sequence ATGACGCAAACGATTTTTGTCCTGAACGGCCCCAACCTGAACATGCTGGGTAAACGAGAGCCCGGCATTTATGGCGGCAAGACGCTGAAGGACATCGAGGCGGACTGCAAGGCCGCCGGCCGCGAACTCGGCTTCGATATCGATTTCCGCCAGAGCAATCACGAAGGCACGCTTGTGGACTGGTTCCATGAGGCCGACGAAAAGGCCGCCGGCGTTGCCATCAATGCAGGCGCCTATACGCATACATCGGTCGCGCTGCATGATGCGATCCGCGCTATATCAATTCCCGTCATCGAGCTCCACATATCCAACGTCCATGCACGGGAAGAATTCCGCCACAAGTCGATGATCGCGCCGGCATGCAAGGGCGTGATCTGCGGCTTCGGGCCTCACAGCTACATCCTGGCGCTCCAGGCGCTGAAGAACATCACGGCATAA
- the accB gene encoding acetyl-CoA carboxylase biotin carboxyl carrier protein translates to MVEKKSGIDQALIRDLANILNETDLTEIEVEQDDLRIRVSRAGTQQYVQAPIAAPAYAAPAAAAPAAAGAAPAAAPARNPANTVSAPMVGTVYMAPAPGARPFIEVGATVKEGQTLIIIEAMKTMNQIPSPKSGKVTEILVDDGHPVEYGQALVVIE, encoded by the coding sequence ATGGTTGAAAAGAAATCGGGTATCGATCAGGCACTGATCCGCGATCTCGCCAATATCCTCAACGAGACAGATCTGACCGAGATTGAAGTCGAGCAGGACGACCTGCGCATCCGCGTCTCGCGCGCCGGCACCCAGCAATATGTCCAGGCGCCGATCGCAGCACCTGCCTATGCCGCGCCCGCAGCCGCCGCTCCGGCAGCAGCAGGCGCCGCGCCGGCCGCAGCTCCCGCCCGCAACCCCGCCAACACGGTCAGCGCGCCGATGGTCGGCACCGTCTATATGGCGCCGGCGCCGGGCGCGCGCCCGTTCATCGAAGTCGGCGCGACCGTCAAGGAAGGCCAGACGCTGATCATCATCGAAGCGATGAAGACGATGAACCAGATCCCCTCGCCGAAGTCGGGCAAGGTGACAGAGATTCTCGTCGATGACGGACATCCCGTCGAATACGGCCAAGCCCTCGTCGTCATCGAATAG
- the accC gene encoding acetyl-CoA carboxylase biotin carboxylase subunit has protein sequence MPMISKILIANRGEIALRVLRACKELGIACVVVHSTADADAMHVRLADESVCIGPPSSRESYLNIHQIVAACEITGADAVHPGYGFLSENAKFADILEAHGITFIGPTADHIRIMGDKITAKTTALELGIPVVPGSDGEVKTEEDALKTAAEIGYPVLIKATAGGGGRGMKVAKSEADLIEAWSTARTEAAAAFGNDAVYMEKYLGKPRHIEIQVFGDGEGNAIHLGERDCSLQRRHQKVWEEANSPALNVEQRMKIGQVCADAMKKLKYRGAGTIEFLYENGEFYFIEMNTRLQVEHPITEAITGIDLVHEQIRVASGGGLSVTQDEVHFSGHAIECRINAEHPRTFVPSPGTITHFHAPGGLGVRIDSGAYQGYKIPPYYDSLIGKLIVHGRTRVECMMRLRRALDEFVVDGINTTLPLFQDLVSNQDIANGDYDIHWLEHYLANAPAT, from the coding sequence ATGCCCATGATTTCGAAAATCCTCATCGCCAATCGCGGAGAAATCGCCCTTCGCGTGCTTCGCGCCTGCAAGGAACTCGGCATCGCCTGCGTCGTGGTACATTCCACCGCCGACGCCGATGCCATGCATGTGCGGCTTGCCGACGAAAGCGTCTGCATCGGCCCGCCCTCCTCACGCGAGAGCTACCTCAATATCCACCAAATCGTCGCCGCCTGCGAGATCACCGGCGCCGACGCAGTGCATCCGGGCTACGGCTTTCTCTCCGAGAACGCCAAGTTCGCCGATATTCTCGAAGCCCACGGTATCACCTTCATCGGGCCGACGGCTGACCATATCCGCATCATGGGCGACAAGATCACCGCCAAGACGACGGCGCTGGAGCTCGGCATTCCCGTCGTTCCGGGCTCGGACGGCGAAGTGAAGACCGAAGAGGATGCGCTGAAGACAGCCGCCGAAATCGGCTATCCCGTGCTGATCAAGGCAACGGCCGGCGGCGGCGGACGCGGCATGAAAGTCGCCAAGAGCGAGGCCGACCTGATCGAGGCCTGGTCGACGGCGCGCACGGAAGCGGCAGCCGCCTTCGGCAACGATGCCGTCTACATGGAAAAATATCTCGGCAAGCCGCGCCACATCGAAATCCAGGTGTTCGGCGACGGCGAAGGCAATGCCATCCATCTCGGCGAGCGCGACTGCTCGCTGCAGCGCCGCCACCAGAAGGTCTGGGAAGAGGCGAATTCGCCGGCCCTCAACGTCGAGCAGCGCATGAAGATCGGCCAGGTCTGCGCCGACGCCATGAAGAAGCTGAAATATCGCGGCGCCGGCACGATCGAATTCCTCTACGAGAACGGCGAGTTCTATTTCATCGAAATGAACACCCGCCTGCAGGTGGAGCATCCGATCACCGAAGCGATCACCGGCATCGACCTCGTGCACGAGCAGATCCGCGTCGCTTCCGGCGGCGGTCTCTCGGTGACGCAGGACGAGGTGCATTTTTCCGGTCATGCCATCGAATGCCGCATCAATGCCGAGCATCCGCGCACCTTCGTGCCCTCGCCCGGCACGATCACGCATTTCCATGCGCCTGGCGGTCTTGGCGTTCGCATCGATTCCGGCGCCTATCAGGGCTACAAGATCCCGCCCTATTACGACAGCCTGATCGGCAAGCTGATCGTCCACGGCCGTACCCGCGTCGAATGCATGATGCGGCTGCGCCGGGCACTCGACGAATTCGTCGTCGACGGCATCAATACGACGCTGCCGCTGTTCCAGGATCTCGTCTCCAACCAGGATATCGCCAACGGCGATTACGACATCCACTGGCTGGAACACTACCTCGCCAACGCACCGGCGACATAG
- the aat gene encoding leucyl/phenylalanyl-tRNA--protein transferase translates to MAGSRRKSPGITPEILLRAYSIGLFPMAESADDPEIFWVEPELRGVLPLDHFHVSKSLAKTVRRKPFEIRFDHAFDQVIAACAQETSGRPSTWINRTIRSLYATLFDMGHAHTVEAWDGGELVGGLYGVSLGSAFFGESMFSRRTDASKICLVHLVERLRERGFTLLDTQFTTEHLKTFGAIDVAKADYGVLLEAAMESPHLKF, encoded by the coding sequence ATGGCAGGATCGCGCAGGAAGTCACCAGGCATTACCCCTGAAATTCTCCTGCGCGCCTATTCCATCGGCCTCTTCCCGATGGCCGAATCCGCCGACGACCCGGAGATTTTCTGGGTCGAGCCGGAACTGCGCGGCGTGCTGCCGCTCGACCATTTCCACGTGTCGAAGAGCCTTGCCAAGACGGTGCGCAGGAAACCCTTCGAGATCCGTTTCGATCACGCTTTCGATCAGGTGATCGCGGCCTGTGCGCAGGAGACATCCGGGCGCCCGAGCACCTGGATCAACAGGACGATCCGATCGCTTTATGCGACGCTGTTCGATATGGGGCATGCCCATACCGTCGAAGCCTGGGACGGCGGCGAACTGGTCGGCGGTCTCTACGGCGTCTCGCTCGGCTCGGCCTTCTTCGGCGAAAGCATGTTTTCGCGCCGGACGGATGCCTCGAAGATCTGCCTCGTGCACCTGGTCGAGCGACTGCGGGAAAGAGGCTTCACCCTGCTCGACACACAGTTCACCACCGAACACCTGAAGACGTTCGGCGCGATCGACGTCGCGAAGGCCGATTATGGCGTGCTGCTTGAAGCCGCGATGGAATCGCCACACCTGAAGTTTTAA